In a single window of the uncultured Dysgonomonas sp. genome:
- a CDS encoding transglutaminase-like domain-containing protein, with translation MKRAALSVIFVIMTIASLHAQNNKIYTVKTNSENVRIIVNGSESEESIPFNANRSDTIQLSINVDPLCLEIQTDIDSLKLLIPVDLKYVFNIRKETMQPFVLIINHGLEIDSISFDKAEQDFKLKFAYEKETNNPYLQKLRAEYPIDSIAAIGKTDIEKVRHIASWVHNLWQHDGMNEPKQSNVLYILDQVRQGQRFRCVEYGIVTTACLNAIGLPSRTLSLKTKNVETTPSGAGHVVMEVFLKDLNKWVMVDPQWDAIPYLENTPLNAVEFQEAMTQKKNIDIKSSDIEFNKFQYEAWIYPYLYYFSCKFDNRENIPKEARITINGKTDLMLVPLGAKEPTVFQRRFSINYCIYTNSLSDFYSNPY, from the coding sequence ATGAAAAGAGCCGCACTATCTGTTATTTTTGTTATAATGACTATTGCATCCCTACATGCGCAGAATAATAAGATATATACTGTAAAAACAAACTCTGAGAATGTAAGAATCATTGTAAACGGATCAGAATCAGAAGAGTCGATTCCCTTTAATGCTAACAGAAGCGACACGATACAGCTCTCTATAAATGTAGACCCTCTCTGTCTTGAAATTCAAACAGATATCGATAGTTTAAAACTCCTCATACCTGTGGACCTGAAGTATGTATTCAACATTCGGAAGGAGACCATGCAACCTTTTGTGCTGATTATAAATCATGGTTTGGAAATAGACAGTATTAGTTTTGATAAAGCAGAACAAGACTTTAAATTAAAGTTTGCCTATGAGAAAGAAACAAATAATCCATATCTTCAAAAACTGAGAGCCGAATACCCGATTGACAGTATTGCTGCAATAGGAAAGACAGATATAGAAAAAGTCCGTCATATCGCATCATGGGTACATAACCTTTGGCAACATGATGGGATGAATGAACCGAAACAAAGCAATGTATTATATATTCTGGACCAGGTAAGACAAGGGCAACGGTTCAGATGTGTCGAATACGGAATTGTTACAACTGCCTGCCTGAATGCAATAGGTCTGCCTTCCCGCACACTATCTCTTAAAACAAAGAATGTAGAGACTACTCCTAGCGGTGCAGGGCATGTAGTAATGGAAGTATTCCTGAAAGATCTGAACAAATGGGTTATGGTAGACCCTCAATGGGATGCTATCCCCTATTTGGAAAATACACCCCTGAATGCAGTTGAATTTCAGGAGGCAATGACCCAAAAGAAAAATATAGATATCAAATCAAGTGACATAGAGTTCAATAAATTCCAATACGAAGCATGGATATATCCTTATTTATATTATTTCTCCTGTAAATTTGATAACAGGGAAAATATACCCAAAGAAGCAAGGATTACTATAAATGGTAAAACCGATCTGATGCTTGTACCCCTTGGCGCGAAAGAGCCCACTGTATTTCAACGTCGTTTCTCTATAAACTACTGTATATATACAAATTCATTATCAGACTTCTACAGCAATCCGTATTAG
- a CDS encoding S41 family peptidase produces MKSNKRIYIWLPLCIALSIAVGILIGNLFSVFTPVRKIFGGSNKLETIFEYVNKSYVDTVNVNELVEDAIPTILAGLDPHSVYISAENMAYSGDELEGHFSGVGVEFLIKNDTVNIVNVIPGGPSEAVGIIPGDRLVYVNDSLFVGKGLSEEKVFKTLRGKKDTKVKIKIKRDTSPDLIEFEVTRADVPVKTVPVSYMIDDKIGYIKVTKFGSTTYNEFITAIAKLKSLGCDSFIVDLQQNTGGYMGAAIMMTNEFLANGNMIVYTEGRAYPRENVFADGSGTCKDNQLIVLIDEGSASASEIFAGAMQDNDRGLIVGRRSFGKGLVQNRFMFKDGSALQLTIARYHTPSGRCIQKAYKKGDRTDYDMDILNRYNRGEFSNRDSIKLDNLPLFHTLAGRPVYGDDGILADVFVPRDTVGINSYYLKVANSGMMREYSFVYSAKNRDKLKGYKTWQEAHKYLAAQPIVDYLVEYAYSKGIRRQPYLIEESRRLLQAQMEAIILRNIFGEDAYYPIAQKDDLIMKEAVKLLKANKATPEAIKSEQYK; encoded by the coding sequence ATGAAAAGTAATAAAAGGATATATATTTGGCTGCCTTTGTGCATCGCATTGAGTATCGCTGTAGGGATACTCATTGGTAATTTATTTTCTGTGTTTACCCCTGTACGGAAAATATTCGGAGGTAGTAATAAACTGGAGACTATATTTGAATATGTAAATAAGTCGTATGTAGACACTGTCAACGTAAATGAATTGGTGGAAGATGCTATTCCCACGATTTTGGCCGGACTAGACCCTCACTCTGTATACATTTCGGCAGAAAACATGGCATATAGCGGCGATGAACTGGAAGGTCACTTCAGCGGGGTCGGAGTAGAATTCCTTATCAAGAACGATACGGTAAATATCGTGAACGTTATACCAGGAGGGCCATCTGAGGCAGTAGGCATTATTCCCGGCGACAGGCTGGTATATGTCAACGATAGCCTTTTTGTAGGAAAAGGGCTTAGCGAGGAAAAGGTATTCAAGACATTACGGGGTAAGAAAGATACCAAAGTTAAGATAAAGATAAAAAGGGACACAAGCCCCGATCTCATCGAATTTGAGGTTACCCGTGCCGATGTACCTGTAAAGACAGTTCCGGTATCATACATGATAGATGATAAGATAGGATATATCAAAGTTACGAAGTTCGGCAGTACAACTTATAATGAATTCATTACAGCTATTGCTAAGCTGAAAAGTCTGGGATGTGATTCATTCATCGTAGACCTCCAACAGAATACAGGTGGCTATATGGGTGCGGCAATTATGATGACGAACGAATTTCTCGCAAACGGAAATATGATTGTTTATACCGAAGGACGTGCTTATCCCCGCGAAAATGTATTTGCCGATGGTTCGGGCACATGTAAAGATAACCAGCTGATCGTGCTTATTGACGAAGGAAGCGCTTCTGCCAGTGAGATCTTCGCAGGAGCCATGCAGGATAACGACAGAGGCCTGATTGTAGGCCGCCGTTCATTCGGAAAAGGCCTTGTACAAAACAGGTTTATGTTTAAAGACGGGTCGGCTTTACAATTGACCATCGCCCGTTATCATACCCCTTCGGGAAGATGTATCCAAAAAGCATATAAAAAAGGTGACCGAACCGATTACGATATGGATATACTAAACAGGTACAACAGAGGAGAATTCTCGAACAGGGACAGTATAAAACTGGACAATCTCCCATTGTTCCATACTTTAGCAGGACGTCCCGTATATGGTGATGACGGTATATTGGCCGATGTATTTGTCCCCCGCGATACAGTAGGAATCAACTCTTATTATCTGAAAGTGGCTAACAGCGGTATGATGCGGGAATACTCTTTTGTTTATTCAGCCAAGAACAGGGATAAGCTGAAAGGGTATAAGACATGGCAGGAGGCTCATAAATACCTGGCTGCGCAACCAATTGTAGATTATCTGGTAGAATATGCATACAGCAAAGGAATACGTCGCCAGCCATACCTGATAGAAGAATCCAGAAGGCTGCTACAGGCGCAGATGGAAGCGATCATTTTGCGGAATATTTTCGGTGAAGACGCATACTATCCGATAGCACAGAAAGACGACCTGATAATGAAAGAGGCGGTTAAACTACTCAAAGCAAATAAGGCAACCCCCGAAGCAATAAAGAGCGAGCAATACAAATAA
- a CDS encoding DUF418 domain-containing protein: MEQSPLSKMPRIEVVDALRGFAVMAILLVHSLEHFIFPVYPDPLSQPEWLNILDKAVFSIIFTLFAGKSYAIFALLFGFTFYIQLANQQAKGRDFGYRFLWRLVLLVGFATLNAAFFPAGDVLLLFSIVGIFLFIVRNWSEKAILITAIIFLCQPIEVFHYIASLLNPTYTLPDLGVGRMYGEVAEYTKSGNWGEFLWGNITLGQKASLFWAIGAGRFLQTAGLFLLGFLIGRKKLFISSDSNIKFWIKTLIISAILFAPLYQLWVELSASNNAIVKQSIAVLLDMWQKLAFTFVLASSFVLLYQKEKFRNMVSNLRLYGKMSLSNYITQSITGALIYFPIGLYLAPYCGYALSLLIGLATFFLQVQLCKWWLKSHKQGPLERLWHNLTWIGSK; the protein is encoded by the coding sequence ATGGAACAATCACCTTTATCTAAAATGCCCCGTATAGAAGTTGTTGATGCTCTCCGTGGATTTGCTGTTATGGCAATCTTACTTGTACACAGCCTTGAGCATTTCATTTTTCCTGTATATCCCGATCCTCTATCGCAACCCGAATGGCTGAATATTCTGGATAAAGCTGTATTCAGTATAATATTTACTCTTTTTGCAGGCAAATCATACGCCATCTTTGCTTTGCTTTTCGGTTTTACCTTCTATATCCAATTGGCAAACCAGCAGGCCAAAGGCCGGGATTTCGGATACCGTTTCCTGTGGCGCTTGGTACTTTTAGTTGGTTTTGCCACACTGAACGCAGCATTCTTTCCTGCCGGAGATGTTTTATTATTATTTTCCATAGTCGGTATTTTCCTGTTCATTGTCCGCAACTGGAGTGAAAAAGCTATACTGATCACTGCTATTATTTTTCTGTGCCAGCCCATTGAGGTCTTCCATTATATCGCCAGCCTGCTCAATCCCACATATACACTACCCGATCTCGGAGTAGGCAGAATGTACGGAGAGGTGGCAGAATATACAAAAAGTGGCAATTGGGGTGAATTCCTTTGGGGAAACATCACACTCGGACAAAAAGCTAGTCTTTTCTGGGCCATAGGTGCAGGGCGCTTCTTGCAAACCGCAGGACTTTTTCTGCTCGGATTCCTTATCGGAAGAAAAAAACTGTTTATCTCGTCGGATAGCAATATTAAATTCTGGATTAAGACACTAATCATTTCAGCTATATTATTCGCCCCGCTGTATCAACTTTGGGTGGAATTGTCGGCCAGCAACAATGCCATAGTAAAACAAAGCATAGCTGTATTATTGGATATGTGGCAAAAGCTCGCATTCACTTTTGTACTGGCATCCTCGTTTGTACTGCTATATCAGAAGGAGAAATTCCGGAATATGGTTTCAAACCTGCGTTTATACGGAAAAATGAGTTTGTCTAATTACATCACACAATCTATCACCGGAGCATTGATTTATTTTCCTATCGGACTTTACCTTGCCCCTTATTGCGGATATGCGTTAAGCCTGCTTATAGGACTGGCAACTTTCTTCTTACAAGTACAATTGTGTAAATGGTGGCTAAAAAGCCACAAACAAGGTCCATTGGAAAGATTGTGGCATAATCTCACATGGATTGGAAGTAAATAA
- a CDS encoding S9 family peptidase — MKNVFGLLLAGLLFTSAHAQRLDLRDINAGKYYARGVQPVTSSTDGESYFQADRDNKMIIKYSYKTGLPTDTIFNVKKARDCTFDSFQGFLISPDEKRLVVYNDSESIYRHSFKANYYYYDVRRNLVRKLTENKSKQSVPVFSRDGRMLAYVIDNNIWLAKFDYDTESQVTKDGEINKIINGGTDWVYEEEFGTTRLMDFSADGGLLAFVRFDETAVPQYSMQMYGNQLYPSLFTFKYPKAGEQNSKVTCNVFDIDAKTIRKMNIPESTEYIPRIEFLPTGDELAIMTLNRDQNKFEMFFTNARSAVPRSVLNEVNSRYVDSQSLNTIHFFGNQFTYVSERSGYAHIYLYDNTGVMQKQLTSGNYDVTGLLAVDPVAKAVFYEAAEESPLQRAIYKVDMVKGIKTKLSAKQGTNEATFSENGKYYINSYSNTSTPKITTVHDATGKELRVLEDNAALSKTLALMTLPKKEFITVKSADGRDLNAYIMKPADFNPSRKYPLVMVQYSGPDSQQVQDRYGMDWTDYLTTQGFIVACVDGRGTGARGEEFRKCTYMNLGIYESDDQVAAAKHFATLPYIDGSKMAIWGWSYGGYNVLMSMSRGNGTFKAGVAIAPVTDWRFYDSVYTERFMRTPQQNNAGYEAGSPVNFANKLEGNLLLIHGSADDNVHFQNTMDYAAALVKANKQFDMFVFTDKDHSIRGAANRTYLYEKVIKFLKTNL; from the coding sequence ATGAAAAATGTTTTTGGATTGCTGCTTGCCGGCTTACTCTTTACTTCAGCCCATGCGCAACGTTTAGACCTCAGGGATATTAATGCAGGAAAATATTACGCACGTGGCGTACAACCTGTAACATCGTCAACTGACGGAGAATCATATTTTCAGGCCGACAGGGACAATAAAATGATTATCAAATATTCGTATAAAACAGGATTGCCTACCGATACGATTTTTAATGTAAAAAAAGCCCGGGATTGTACATTCGACTCATTTCAGGGTTTTCTCATAAGCCCTGATGAAAAACGATTGGTCGTATACAATGATTCCGAGTCCATATACCGCCATTCTTTCAAAGCAAATTATTATTACTATGATGTGCGCCGCAATCTGGTGCGCAAACTGACCGAAAACAAAAGCAAACAATCTGTACCGGTATTTTCCCGCGACGGACGTATGCTTGCTTATGTGATAGACAACAATATCTGGCTGGCTAAATTCGATTACGATACAGAATCGCAGGTAACCAAAGACGGTGAAATAAATAAAATCATCAATGGAGGTACCGATTGGGTATACGAAGAAGAATTCGGAACTACCAGGCTGATGGATTTTTCGGCCGACGGAGGCTTATTAGCTTTTGTCCGTTTCGATGAAACCGCCGTACCGCAATATTCTATGCAGATGTATGGCAATCAGTTGTACCCGTCGCTGTTTACATTCAAATACCCAAAAGCAGGAGAACAAAACTCAAAAGTAACATGTAATGTGTTCGATATAGATGCCAAGACTATCCGCAAAATGAATATCCCTGAAAGCACGGAGTACATCCCGCGTATAGAATTCCTTCCTACGGGTGACGAACTGGCTATTATGACTCTGAACCGTGACCAGAATAAATTTGAAATGTTCTTCACCAACGCCCGTTCTGCCGTTCCCCGCTCGGTGCTAAACGAGGTGAATAGCCGTTATGTAGATTCCCAATCATTGAATACAATACACTTCTTTGGGAATCAGTTTACATATGTAAGCGAAAGAAGCGGCTACGCCCATATCTATCTGTACGACAATACAGGTGTAATGCAGAAACAACTGACTTCGGGCAATTACGATGTAACCGGCCTGCTTGCCGTAGACCCTGTTGCAAAAGCTGTATTCTACGAAGCTGCAGAAGAAAGTCCCTTACAACGCGCCATTTATAAAGTAGATATGGTGAAAGGCATCAAAACGAAGCTATCGGCTAAACAAGGCACAAATGAAGCGACATTCAGTGAAAACGGTAAATATTATATCAACAGCTATTCCAACACATCTACGCCAAAGATAACCACTGTGCATGACGCCACAGGCAAAGAACTACGGGTACTGGAAGACAATGCCGCTCTAAGTAAAACACTGGCATTAATGACTCTTCCCAAGAAAGAGTTTATAACTGTAAAATCGGCTGATGGCAGGGATTTGAATGCATATATAATGAAGCCTGCCGACTTTAATCCGTCCCGTAAATATCCGCTGGTTATGGTGCAATATAGTGGACCGGACTCACAGCAAGTACAGGATCGTTATGGTATGGACTGGACTGATTATCTGACCACCCAGGGCTTTATAGTAGCCTGTGTAGACGGACGCGGCACAGGAGCCAGAGGGGAAGAATTCCGTAAATGTACCTATATGAATCTGGGTATCTATGAATCGGATGACCAGGTGGCTGCCGCTAAACACTTTGCCACACTTCCATATATCGACGGCAGCAAAATGGCAATCTGGGGATGGAGCTACGGAGGGTATAATGTACTGATGAGTATGAGCCGTGGTAACGGCACATTTAAAGCCGGAGTGGCAATTGCACCAGTAACCGATTGGCGCTTCTACGACTCTGTTTACACTGAACGTTTTATGCGTACACCTCAGCAGAACAATGCAGGATATGAAGCCGGCTCACCTGTCAATTTTGCAAATAAGCTGGAGGGGAATCTATTATTGATACACGGTTCGGCAGATGATAATGTACATTTCCAGAATACGATGGACTATGCTGCTGCTCTGGTAAAAGCAAACAAGCAATTCGATATGTTTGTGTTTACAGACAAAGACCATTCGATACGGGGTGCGGCTAACCGTACTTATCTGTATGAAAAAGTAATTAAGTTTTTGAAAACAAATCTGTAA
- a CDS encoding dCMP deaminase family protein, giving the protein MTKNKQQLLDERYMRMAAIWAENSYCVRRKVGALIVKDKMIISDGYNGTPAGFENICEDENNETKPYVLHAEANAITKVACSHNSSMGATMYVTTSPCIECAKLIIQAGIKRVVYNQKYRRSDGAALLERAGIEVVLIEMDETEKNH; this is encoded by the coding sequence ATGACTAAAAATAAACAACAGTTGCTGGATGAACGTTATATGAGAATGGCGGCTATCTGGGCTGAAAATTCATATTGCGTACGCAGAAAAGTCGGGGCTTTGATTGTTAAGGATAAAATGATTATATCAGATGGATATAACGGTACTCCGGCGGGTTTTGAAAATATCTGCGAAGATGAGAACAATGAAACCAAGCCGTACGTTCTACATGCCGAGGCCAATGCCATAACAAAAGTAGCATGCTCTCACAATAGCAGTATGGGTGCAACAATGTATGTAACGACATCTCCCTGTATTGAATGTGCCAAATTAATTATCCAGGCAGGTATTAAACGCGTTGTTTACAACCAAAAATACCGGCGCAGCGACGGTGCGGCATTACTGGAGCGTGCCGGAATTGAAGTTGTTCTTATCGAAATGGACGAAACAGAAAAGAATCACTAA
- a CDS encoding DNA topoisomerase IV subunit B: protein MEEEKIELPEVNYSDDDIKTLDWQEHIRRRPGMYIGKLGDGSSADDGVYVLLKEVMDNSIDEYMMGFGKTISVTIEEGIVKVRDHGRGVPLGKVKDVSSKMNTGAKYDSKAFKKSVGLNGVGIKAVNALSSFFQIQSFRDGQTTSVEYSKAIVTKEDKIHDTTEENGTLIEFIPDNTIFTNYNFRDDYVESLLKNYVFLNTGLTIIYNGKKFFSKNGLVDLLNENMTSEALYPIIHLKDEDIEVVITHTDQYGEEYYSFVNGQHTTQGGTHQSAFRESLSRVVKEYYNKNFDYADIRSGIVAAISIKVEEPVFESQTKTKLGSKDMGPGGPSVQKFIGDFLKKELDNYLHKHTDVSETLLKKILDSEKERKAIAGVTKLARERAKKANLHNKKLRDCRIHYNDTKGDNLDETSIFITEGDSASGSITKSRNPNLQAVFSLRGKPLNSFGLTKKIVYENEEFNLLQAALNIEDGLDGLRYNKIIVATDADTDGMHIRLLILTFFLQFFPDLIKKNHVYILQTPLFRVRNKKETFYCYTEEERITAISKLGANPEITRFKGLGEISPDEFVHFIGKDMRLDRVTMKKEDLVNNMLNFYMGKNTPERQEFIIDNLVIEED, encoded by the coding sequence ATGGAAGAAGAGAAGATCGAACTACCCGAAGTTAATTATTCCGATGATGATATAAAAACCCTCGACTGGCAGGAGCATATCCGCCGCCGTCCGGGGATGTATATTGGTAAGTTGGGCGATGGCTCATCTGCCGATGATGGTGTCTATGTGCTTCTCAAAGAAGTGATGGACAACTCTATCGATGAATACATGATGGGTTTTGGCAAAACTATCAGTGTCACGATTGAGGAAGGCATCGTCAAAGTGCGGGACCACGGACGAGGAGTGCCATTAGGTAAAGTGAAAGATGTATCATCTAAAATGAATACCGGGGCCAAATATGACTCTAAAGCCTTCAAAAAATCGGTAGGACTGAACGGTGTAGGTATAAAAGCCGTAAATGCACTTTCTTCATTTTTCCAAATTCAAAGTTTTCGTGACGGACAAACAACGTCTGTTGAATACAGCAAAGCGATTGTAACCAAAGAGGATAAAATACACGATACAACAGAAGAAAACGGTACACTAATTGAGTTTATTCCTGATAATACGATTTTTACAAATTATAATTTCAGGGATGATTATGTAGAGAGCCTTCTCAAAAACTATGTATTCCTTAATACCGGGCTTACCATAATTTATAATGGTAAGAAATTCTTTTCCAAAAACGGGCTTGTAGATCTCCTGAATGAGAACATGACCTCCGAAGCCCTGTATCCCATCATTCACCTGAAAGATGAAGATATAGAAGTCGTTATTACCCATACCGACCAATACGGGGAAGAATATTATTCGTTTGTGAACGGACAACATACCACACAGGGAGGAACGCATCAGTCTGCATTCCGTGAATCATTATCCCGTGTAGTCAAAGAATACTATAATAAGAATTTCGATTATGCTGATATCCGCAGCGGTATTGTGGCAGCTATCAGTATAAAGGTTGAAGAACCCGTATTCGAATCCCAGACCAAAACGAAGCTGGGATCAAAAGATATGGGACCGGGTGGGCCTTCTGTACAGAAATTTATCGGAGACTTCCTCAAAAAAGAATTGGATAACTACCTGCATAAACATACCGATGTATCGGAGACGTTACTTAAAAAGATTCTTGACTCGGAAAAAGAGCGTAAAGCTATTGCAGGGGTAACCAAGCTAGCCCGTGAACGTGCAAAAAAAGCCAATCTGCATAATAAGAAATTGCGCGACTGCCGCATTCATTATAACGATACCAAGGGCGATAATCTGGATGAAACCAGTATTTTCATTACTGAGGGGGATTCCGCCAGCGGGTCTATCACAAAGAGCCGTAATCCGAATCTGCAAGCGGTATTTAGCCTTCGTGGAAAGCCTTTGAACAGTTTCGGGTTGACAAAGAAGATTGTATATGAGAATGAAGAATTCAACTTGTTGCAGGCAGCTCTGAATATCGAAGACGGACTGGACGGGCTACGCTACAACAAGATAATAGTTGCTACCGATGCTGATACGGATGGTATGCACATCCGTTTGCTGATACTTACTTTCTTTTTGCAATTCTTTCCGGATTTGATAAAGAAGAATCACGTATATATATTGCAAACACCACTTTTCCGTGTTCGCAACAAGAAAGAGACATTCTATTGCTATACCGAGGAAGAACGAATTACTGCCATCAGTAAATTGGGGGCAAATCCTGAGATAACCCGCTTTAAAGGTCTGGGTGAAATATCGCCGGACGAATTTGTGCACTTCATAGGGAAAGATATGCGTCTCGACCGGGTGACAATGAAGAAAGAAGACTTAGTAAATAATATGCTCAACTTCTATATGGGTAAGAACACTCCTGAGAGACAAGAGTTTATTATCGATAATCTGGTGATAGAAGAAGACTAA
- a CDS encoding glycosyltransferase family 87 protein, translating to MNSVFKFFQKPIFYDKRLIFVLWIGAALVAGLGHLNKANNYQIFKYVFYHTIEQVNLYAEYPDKYFDSNHYGPLFSIVIAPFALLPDFLGIPLWEMVIAATLLVAIYKLPMSWKGKVIIYWIAILEVYLNATNSQTNTLIAALIIGSFICIKSEKDFWAACFIMLGLFIKLYGIVGLAFFFFSKHKPKLIGYLFLWGIIFFILPMIISSPQFIIQSYADWYESLMLKNTLNAGSVYQNISAIGLVQRVSGLTFSNLIILVPAVILFALQYIPIKEYRNPVYQYGLLASTLIFIVLFSTGSENSTYIIAVTGVAIWFLIQKKPLNKYLLVLFVFTLFLTLFANSDIIPAFIRREIIRPYSLKALPSLLVWFVLVYQLVAFRKTSEKELSEDYLIDQ from the coding sequence ATGAATTCCGTTTTCAAGTTCTTTCAGAAACCGATTTTCTATGATAAGCGTCTGATATTTGTCTTATGGATTGGTGCTGCTTTGGTCGCAGGGTTGGGGCATCTGAATAAAGCCAATAATTACCAGATATTCAAGTATGTATTTTATCATACAATCGAACAGGTGAATCTTTATGCCGAATATCCTGATAAATATTTTGATTCGAACCATTACGGACCGCTATTCAGTATTGTAATAGCGCCTTTTGCCCTGCTGCCTGATTTCCTCGGAATACCTTTGTGGGAAATGGTAATTGCCGCTACATTACTAGTCGCGATCTATAAACTTCCTATGTCGTGGAAAGGCAAAGTTATAATCTATTGGATTGCCATACTCGAAGTGTATCTGAATGCGACTAACAGTCAGACTAATACACTTATAGCAGCGTTGATAATCGGATCTTTCATTTGCATCAAGTCGGAAAAGGACTTTTGGGCAGCCTGCTTTATTATGCTGGGACTATTTATAAAACTGTATGGTATTGTAGGGCTGGCATTCTTCTTTTTCTCAAAACATAAGCCAAAACTTATCGGATATTTATTTTTATGGGGGATTATTTTCTTCATTTTACCAATGATCATCTCTTCGCCCCAGTTTATTATACAAAGCTATGCCGACTGGTACGAATCGCTGATGTTGAAGAATACATTGAATGCAGGTTCCGTTTATCAGAATATATCTGCAATAGGTTTAGTACAAAGGGTTTCAGGACTAACCTTTTCAAATCTTATAATTCTTGTTCCTGCTGTTATCTTGTTTGCCTTGCAATACATACCGATAAAGGAATACCGGAATCCGGTTTATCAATATGGCCTTTTAGCTTCTACCCTTATCTTTATCGTCTTATTCAGTACCGGCTCCGAAAACAGTACTTACATCATAGCCGTAACCGGGGTTGCTATTTGGTTTCTGATACAGAAGAAGCCCCTGAATAAATACCTGCTTGTCTTATTTGTATTCACTCTGTTTTTAACTCTTTTTGCTAATTCGGACATAATTCCGGCCTTTATCAGAAGGGAGATTATAAGGCCATACTCATTAAAAGCTCTCCCGAGCCTGCTGGTATGGTTCGTGTTGGTTTACCAGCTTGTAGCATTCCGGAAAACGTCAGAAAAAGAATTGTCAGAAGATTATCTCATCGACCAATAA
- a CDS encoding 5-formyltetrahydrofolate cyclo-ligase, giving the protein MSNIQQAKDKLRKEISILKKKCTSDELHNRSLEVLSVLELTGIFQESKTIFIYNSLEDEVQTFDFIRKWNSEKHFYLPVIEKDEMVFRRCTSNTCFQQSAFGIMEPVGENYTDYKKVDLIIIPGVAFDRKMNRMGRGKAYYDRFLPKVKVPKLGICFEFQLFNEIPADKNDIKMDYIVSENELIW; this is encoded by the coding sequence ATGAGCAATATACAACAAGCAAAAGATAAATTACGAAAAGAGATTTCCATACTCAAAAAAAAATGTACTTCTGATGAACTTCATAATCGTTCACTGGAAGTATTATCAGTTCTTGAACTAACCGGGATATTTCAGGAATCGAAGACGATATTTATATACAATAGTCTTGAGGACGAGGTGCAGACCTTCGATTTTATTCGTAAATGGAATTCCGAGAAACATTTTTATCTCCCGGTGATTGAAAAAGATGAAATGGTTTTCAGGAGATGTACATCCAACACCTGTTTCCAGCAATCCGCATTTGGCATCATGGAGCCTGTGGGTGAAAATTACACCGATTATAAAAAGGTTGATTTGATAATAATTCCCGGGGTGGCATTTGACCGGAAAATGAACCGGATGGGCAGGGGGAAAGCTTATTACGATCGTTTTTTACCCAAAGTAAAAGTACCTAAGTTGGGTATATGCTTCGAATTCCAGCTATTCAACGAAATACCGGCAGACAAAAATGATATAAAAATGGATTATATTGTATCTGAGAATGAATTGATTTGGTGA